A stretch of Haloprofundus halophilus DNA encodes these proteins:
- a CDS encoding hemolysin family protein has protein sequence MVDVVLSVTQLVLALLLVVLNGFFVAAEFAFVRIRGTSVDRLAEEGRAGAGTLQEVMTNLDDYLATTQLGITIASLGLGWVGEPAVASLIEPVLEPVLPAGLIHLVAFAVGFSFITFLHVVFGELAPKTLAIAKTERLSLFLAPPMKFFYYVLYPGIVVFNGAANAFTRSIGVPPASETDETLGERELLRVLTRSGEEGNIDVAEVTMIERVFDLDDIVVREVMVPRPDVVSVPADASLPELQSIVFEAGHTRYPVLDADDGDQVVGFVDVKDVLRAEVDGGDAERVGDIAHEILIVPETMTISDLLRQFRDDRQQIAGVIDEWGAFEGVATVEDIVEALVGDLRDGFDLDEREPSIRPRDDGGYDIDGGVPLSKVDDALEGNFESEEVETIGGLVLGRLNRAPALGDRVEIDGSVVEVTSVEGARISTVRVHGKDIDDSTVD, from the coding sequence ATGGTAGACGTCGTGCTCTCGGTGACACAGCTCGTCCTTGCGCTGCTTCTCGTGGTGCTGAACGGCTTTTTCGTCGCCGCCGAGTTCGCCTTCGTTCGGATTCGAGGAACCTCGGTCGACCGGCTCGCCGAGGAGGGACGGGCCGGCGCTGGGACGCTCCAAGAAGTGATGACGAACCTCGACGACTACCTCGCGACGACGCAACTCGGCATCACCATCGCCTCGCTCGGACTGGGGTGGGTCGGCGAACCCGCCGTCGCGTCGCTCATCGAACCCGTGTTGGAACCGGTTCTCCCGGCGGGTCTCATCCATCTCGTCGCCTTCGCGGTCGGCTTCAGTTTCATCACGTTCCTCCACGTCGTCTTCGGGGAACTCGCGCCGAAAACGCTCGCAATCGCCAAAACCGAGCGGCTCTCGCTGTTCCTCGCCCCGCCGATGAAGTTCTTCTACTACGTCCTCTATCCGGGGATCGTCGTCTTCAACGGAGCGGCCAACGCGTTCACGCGGTCGATCGGTGTACCGCCCGCCTCCGAAACGGACGAGACGCTCGGCGAGCGGGAGCTTCTTCGGGTACTCACCCGGTCCGGCGAGGAAGGAAACATCGACGTGGCGGAGGTGACGATGATCGAGCGCGTTTTCGACCTCGACGACATCGTAGTACGGGAGGTCATGGTCCCACGACCGGACGTGGTGAGCGTTCCGGCGGACGCCTCGTTACCCGAACTTCAGTCGATCGTCTTCGAGGCCGGTCACACACGTTACCCGGTTCTGGACGCCGACGACGGCGACCAAGTGGTCGGATTCGTGGACGTCAAGGACGTGCTGCGAGCGGAGGTGGACGGCGGGGACGCCGAGAGAGTCGGCGACATCGCCCACGAGATTCTCATCGTTCCGGAGACGATGACGATCAGCGACCTCCTGAGACAGTTCAGGGATGACCGCCAGCAGATAGCCGGCGTCATCGACGAGTGGGGAGCGTTCGAGGGGGTTGCGACCGTCGAAGACATCGTCGAGGCCCTCGTCGGGGACCTCCGGGACGGGTTCGACCTCGACGAGCGCGAGCCTTCGATACGCCCGCGCGACGACGGGGGGTACGACATCGACGGGGGCGTCCCGTTGTCGAAAGTCGACGACGCTCTCGAAGGGAACTTCGAAAGCGAGGAGGTCGAAACGATCGGAGGGTTGGTGCTCGGACGACTCAACCGCGCGCCGGCGCTCGGCGACCGCGTCGAGATCGACGGCTCCGTCGTCGAGGTGACGAGCGTCGAGGGGGCCCGTATTTCGACGGTACGAGTCCACGGAAAGGATATCGATGATTCGACCGTCGACTGA
- a CDS encoding arsenic resistance protein, with translation MSSKRWLQRNQVAVYAVFVLLAVAVGLGRPDSVPFLERLIDPVLALLLYVTFLEIPFVRLRRAFRNGRFVAAALGLNFLVVPVVVWGLTRFLPQRPVVLVGVFMVLLTPCIDYVITFTELAGGDAEQITATTPALMLVQLLLLPAFLWLFMGEEVAEVIEPGPFVEAFLVIIALPLTLAWLTELWAERSSKGAVWQETMGWLPVPMMGATLFVVIASQLPRVRNSIDQIASVVPVYVVFLLIMPVLGRLAAEGLRMDVGESRALVFTSVTRNSLVVLPLALALPAGYELAPAVVVTQTLVELVGMVVLTRAVPAWLVPVRSSSNAS, from the coding sequence ATGTCCTCGAAACGGTGGCTCCAGCGAAATCAGGTCGCCGTCTACGCGGTGTTCGTTCTCCTCGCGGTCGCCGTCGGACTCGGTCGCCCCGACTCGGTTCCGTTCCTCGAACGGCTCATCGACCCGGTGTTGGCCCTCCTGCTCTACGTGACGTTTCTCGAAATCCCGTTCGTTCGGCTCCGGCGGGCGTTTCGGAACGGCCGATTCGTCGCGGCGGCGCTCGGGTTGAACTTCCTCGTCGTCCCTGTCGTCGTCTGGGGACTGACTCGATTCCTCCCGCAGCGGCCAGTCGTCCTCGTCGGCGTGTTTATGGTACTTCTGACGCCGTGTATCGACTACGTCATCACCTTCACCGAACTCGCCGGCGGCGACGCCGAGCAGATCACCGCGACGACGCCCGCCCTGATGCTCGTCCAACTGCTGTTACTCCCGGCGTTCCTGTGGCTGTTCATGGGAGAGGAGGTCGCGGAGGTCATCGAACCGGGGCCGTTCGTCGAGGCGTTTCTCGTCATCATCGCGCTCCCGCTGACGCTCGCGTGGCTCACCGAACTCTGGGCGGAACGGTCGTCGAAGGGAGCCGTATGGCAGGAGACGATGGGGTGGTTGCCGGTGCCGATGATGGGCGCGACGCTGTTCGTCGTCATCGCCTCGCAACTGCCTCGGGTGCGCAACTCCATCGACCAGATTGCGTCCGTGGTTCCGGTGTACGTGGTCTTCCTTCTGATTATGCCGGTACTCGGACGACTCGCGGCGGAGGGCCTCCGGATGGACGTCGGCGAGAGCCGGGCGCTCGTGTTCACGTCGGTCACCCGTAACTCGCTGGTCGTACTGCCGCTCGCGCTCGCGCTCCCGGCCGGTTACGAACTCGCACCGGCCGTCGTCGTGACGCAGACGCTCGTCGAACTAGTCGGAATGGTGGTGCTCACGCGCGCCGTCCCGGCGTGGCTCGTCCCCGTTCGGAGTTCGTCGAACGCCTCGTAG